One segment of Panthera leo isolate Ple1 chromosome A3, P.leo_Ple1_pat1.1, whole genome shotgun sequence DNA contains the following:
- the PDRG1 gene encoding p53 and DNA damage-regulated protein 1 produces the protein MLSPEAERVLRYLVEVEELAEEVLADKRQIVDLDTKRNQNREGLRALQKDLSLSEDVMVCFGNMFIRMPHPQTKEMIEKDQDHLDKEIEKLRKQLKVKVNRLFEAQGKPELKGFNLNPLNQDELKALKIILKG, from the exons ATGCTGTCACCCGAGGCGGAACGGGTGCTTCGGTACCTGGTGGAGGTGGAAGAGCTCGCCGAGGAGGTGCTGGCGGACAAGCGACAG ATTGTGGATCTGGACACCAAAAGGAATCAGAACCGGGAGGGCCTGCGGGCTCTGCAGAAGGATCTCAGCCTCTCCG AAGATGTGATGGTTTGCTTCGGGAACATGTTCATCAGGATGCCTCACCCTCAGACGAAGGAGATGATTGAGAAAG ATCAGGACCATCTggataaagaaatagagaaactcCGCAAACAACTTAAAGTGAAGGTCAACCGCCTCTTTGAGGCCCAAG GCAAACCAGAGCTGAAGGGTTTTAACCTGAATCCCCTCAACCAGGATGAGCTTAAAGCTCTCAAGatcattttaaaaggatga